The window tggcgtaaagaggctcgAACCCTACCTTCGaggaatcgccaacgaacaaCCTCAAAACACCCATTACCCATTTCCTTAACCCGATTGCGGCTTAGTGTACAATCACACTAACAAAAATGCATTTGGCACGTTTAGTTCATACAACATTTTTGGGAAAGAATAAAATTTGTAgagaaaattgaaatttgaaggaatgTTTGTTTGTCTTTTTGGGATTCAAGTAATGGACGGAATGAAGATTTCATCAAATGAAAAAATGTTTACTTTCCAAGAGAATGTGATTCTTGCAATTTTAGACAATCAAAAACACTAAAGAATATAATTCCAGtgcaattccatcaaatttcattctgtgaaccaaatgcGGCCTTAATTGTTTAACTTACTGAGTTACCATAAATGATCCCGTGTATGTAGAAGGGATCTTTTAGACAACATGGGACTTGATCCCTGCGTCATATCTGAAGAGAAGTGTGAATACTACACAGCAGTATaagccaatggggttggtggctcATTGGTATGGTCTTTGACTTTGAgaggatccacctgggttcgagtcccacttcctacatttgtggggtggattaattgggagtttttcgagagtcctgattTCCAGGCCTACATGTAATTTAGTAGTAGGAGTAAAATAgaatgccgttaaaaaaaataaaaaactacacAGCAGTATAGTAAAGCAATCAAGTCGACATGTTTTTGTAATATGAAAATACACTATAAATAAGGACCACAAGTAGTGTTTTCCATGTCTTCGCCCATGATCTATACTAGATCTGAGGCACTCATTGCAGTCACCTCTTTCCGTTTGGCTTTGGGAACATTCAAGCATTAGCAAAGTTTGCAATTAAAATTTGTTGTTTCGGAAAAAACAAAGTTGGATTGTCAGTCACCTGTTTCGAGTTAGTGTTCGTATGATTTCTGATATACAAATGTAGTTCAAATGGAATTGTTAACTTGTTGCATATCATTGGCAATATAAGTTTCTTAGGCCATTCATTTTCAGGTTTTTTCAATGCATCATCTCCCATACAAAATGGTGGATCATATGGAATTGCAAACTTATTGCATATCTTTGGCAATATAAGTTTGTTAGGCTACtcacttttagttttttttttcaatgcgTCATTACCCATACATAACGTTAGATGACACTATTGGACTCTACTAATCAAACTAAATCTGTACATTAGCGTAATTGTTACCACATTTTTCTAAGGGAAAATTACCTATATGGTCTAATATTAAGGTGTATATCTTATTTTAAACACCTACAAGAAAAATTACCAATTAATTCAGGGAATTCTTACCACCTAATCTTTCTAAGTAAGAAACAAACTGATCCAATTAAAACATGTCAAGTGTCACTAGTTGTTCTAAAACTTGAacttgttattttatttagaaTTCACTCAAAATGAAACAAATGCTCTCTAAATTTGACCAGTTATGTAATTAATACAAGCTCTGAAGATTTTCCATGAAGTTATGGTGATAAGCTAATATCAATGCTCTTAGAATACTGTGAAAATAGTCGACTTGCAATATGTTTGAGTAGTATTCACACATTAGCTTTTCTATATGCATTTGAATAGATCCATACTAGGTTTTTTGCCTAGCTTCAAGCATGCTTTTGGTGTAGAACTTGATGATTAATTCGATGTTATACATGATTAGAATTCTACAACAAATAAGATCAAGTGTGGGACAGACTACCACCAATACTAGATGCATCTCAAAAATAGTGTAGTGAACTTTGATCCATGCTGAACTTGTATTAATACTTTACACTTTAATAACAATAGAATAAGAAAACCAAGTGAAATGGTAACTAAATAGAAAACATGATCAATACACCTCAAAAATATTATTTCGAGTACAAATTAGAACAGCTTTGTAACCCACTATTGACACTTGACATATTTTGATTGGGGTTGGTTCTGTTTCTTACTAATATGTTAGACCGTAAGAATTTCTTGACTAAATTGGTAAATTTTGTTGGTGGTGTCTAAAACCTTAGGTAATTGTTCCTTTTCAAATCTATAGCTATacgaaattaatataaatattctcATAGACAGAAATTGCCAGATTGTTCATAAACCTTTTGGCTGAGCTTGCATGAGAATAAAGGTTACTTTAAATTGGATCCTATAGCTACAAGTTAGAACACCGGTTAATGCTCAATGAACTATTTTTCAACGCAATCTTATCCGGAATAACAATACTTTAACATCCAAATGGTTATAACAGTTATAACATTGTATATAAGTTGCCAAGGATTACAACATTGAACATCTAATCCATAAAACCTCGAGAGAGCACAAAAGGCTAGGTGATCTGAGATTTAAACGGGGTAGGTTAAAACTTGTACCACACCCACGCACACATTATGGCCCAGAAAATTCAACCAACAGCGAAAAAGAAACTGAATTAGAAAGACACAATTAGAACTTAAAATCCTTTTTCTTCGACTTGCTGTCCTTCTCATGCATTTTTCGCTTCCTCTTCTTTTCATTCTGCAACATATTTATCCCAACACAATTTGTGAGCAAGCACGAGATAAAAGGGGtgacaagaaaataaaagacatTGATATTGCAATTTGCGGAGAGACAATTTCAGCTCATAAACAGTAAATGAGCTGTTTAGATGGATCATTTCTCCACAGATACTTGTCATACTATAAAGTTTAAAtcctaaaaaataaattagaatGGGTGGAACATTATGATGCCCACCACCCTAAAAGCATGTAAACATAAATTTTACGACCCACAGCTGTTTTGGCACATGACCCTTCTGATATCCCTAAGAATTATATATAGAGGAAAAAGGATTACACACCTCTGCAACCATGTCACTGAAATCCTCCCTTTGATTCTGAGACTTTCCTGCCTCCCGGGCTTCATCGTATCTGACAAGCACAAAAAAGATATAGGTAATGCTTCTGGTCAGTGatcttttttgatatatatgtgtaatagATGAGAGGGGTGACACTCACTTGAAATGCAAGACGTTTGCCAGTTGATCTTGATCCAACTCTTCAGGCAGTAAAGAGACGTTAACTCCATCTGGTTTACTTTTAATTATCTCAACCtgaaaaaaatcatataattcAAAAATCAGGAATacaaatttcaaataaaaaacacttGAATGACAAACGACAGACTTTTAAAACATCCTATGAGATCCAGCAGTCTGCGGAATCACAATTcataatacataaaaatgatTCAACTTTGCCCTGCTAAACTATTTATCTTCTTTGATCACCCTCACAAtctaacaataaaaaattataagcaaaacattttaatataaaaacattaatatgaaaaacacaTACCTTTTTGCCAGATGGCTTGTCTTGCGGGGGACCACCTATGACGTAGCTGCAGAGAAGCCAAAAGACGTTTATTTCCAAGAAATCAACTAAAACACAACAAATATAGATCCGAGAAAAAACATGATTGAGCAGGAAGTATATTGCTTACGTATGTGATGTTCCAAGCAAAGTTCCTGGAGCTAtcttctcttctttttcttccaatACCTATAACAAATTCAAAAATAGGTTATCACTGGACCTAAATCTGATTATCTGATGCAGACAgacaaaataagaaaaaactcGCCTGGTATAAAGGTTTCTCAGGTTCTTTCCTCTGCTGCTTGCGAAGCTCAATAACATCTGGAGTTTCAACACCAGTGGGGGTACTAGAATGACAAACAAAAGCGTGATTCGTATAAGAACATCATAAAGGAATACAACTTTGTGATTGTAAATTGTTATTGGGCCTCTGGTGACCACTCATTGTAGCAAACATAGTTCTAGCAAGTTCTTATCGTTTTCTGGATCTTTTACAAGAACCATTTATAAATGAAGAAATCTAAGTCGGATACCTAGACAAGCTATCAACTGATTGAATGCCATCCTCCAAATCCTCTTCCTCATATTGCTCTTCTGGTTCctcttcctcttcctcctcctcttcctcctcctccAAATCACCCCAGTGCTTGCTCTTATCAACAGGCTCTTCCTGAAATAAATTTCAGACAAGATTACGGACACACATAAGCCAATCCTAATCctatcctaatcctaatcctaataTATACTAAAGGGCAACTGACCTAACctcaattaaccaatcacaaccctcaatttctcaaaattaattaaatcaacacatgtttaaattagtttacactttttggttttcccttaacaatttacactttaacccaattttaatataatcaatttacactttttggtttttcatgaCCAATTGACACTTTCACCAAATTtaagtataattaatttatattttttgattttccatcaccaatttacattttaacccaatttaaatatttaatactttattgcataatatctatctaataacaaaatataagacatcaatgagaactcggtcaattgtgtaatcaGGCTTAAGATATTGTTTTTCTagaaagttttataaaagaaactctGCAACACCATCcaactttaatattatttagCATTCAGTATTTACATTCAAATATCTCAAGTTCTTTtgaagtatatttttacatttttacattttaagcTACAAGAGTAGGTATTTTTAGCAAAATACTAAACATCAAGGTTGAGTACCTCATAGTTAGGCAATTCTTCTTGTTGTCCAAAAACATCACCATAGACAGGGCGACCATACTACATCAATagagaaggataaaatgagtaATAATTAGATAGCACAGATAGAATAAATACCAAACACAACAAACTAGGTTGCTACCTCATCAACAGGTGGCTTGCCCCAACCTCCAGGATGATAACCAAAGCTGGCCCCGGGTGGAATAGGAGCATTCAGACCCGGGATCTTTAAATGTGGGTAAGAAGGTGGAGGACCATATCTCTGCAATAGAGTCATAACTAAATAATgttagaaaaactaaaaaagaaagaaaaaaaaaacagaagaaGCTGCACATGCTCTACAGAAAAACAAAGAATACCGTCTAAAACATTGGAGATGCACTACAGAAAAACAAAGAATACCTTCCGAAGCATAGAAAAAAGGGGAATGTAGAGCCGACCGAGAACTTATTAAGTACAAATTCTTGTTCatatttttcaaagaaaagatgCCAGGAAAActtattctttttaaaaaatttaacacAATAATGACCTATTTTATTAAGATGCACATCTTTCAAGGTATTAATTGATTAGCTTCAGGCCTTCAGTGTATGTTTTATCTCAGACAGGTCAAATAGGTATATCGATAAAATTACCTAAAACAGGAAATTGGCAAACTAATCCAATGGGTCAACAAAAGTGATGAAAAGCGTATTGTCAGTTTATTAAACTTCAATCAGATTGTTTATATGACAGACTATCATCAAATTCATACAACTTTTGGACTAGTACACGTATAAATTAACTAACTCCTACGTCAAAAACATTCTGGGTCTACcagtattaaaaaaataaacccaTTCTGAGTCAACATGTCATTAGGCCTCCTTGGAACTTGCGGTGTAGCCAAAACGAAACCAAAATGTAAAAGATGATCCAGCAGTTTACCTGCATATTAATAAGCCATGGAGGAGGGGCACCTTCTGGCATGCCCAGAGCTTCCTTTAAATCATGTGACAAGGTTCCTGGTTTCATCTCTCGAAGTTTTACCTGTAGAATAAGCATATAAGCATATAAAACACCAAACGGATAACACAATTCgtagataataaaatatatttagggGCCGTTTGGTTCAATAAATTCAAGGGAACTTCATGAAATGGAATTTAGAATTTCCTTTCTAGTCACATTAGGTTAACGTCAAAAATATCAAATTCCATATCACCAAATTCCCTAAAATTCTTTGAACCAAACGACCCCTTAATGGTTTCATCTTACCTCAAATTCTTTTCCTTCATGATATAGGTCACCATGTGATGTCAACTTTGGCTTGGTTTGGAATTTAAAAAATGCATCATGAAGTACCTAGACCACAAATGACGACACAGACACACAGTTAAATTCTCTTCAGATTACTGTTGAATTAAAGTAGCGAGAAACTGATACTTTTACTTCACACAATGTTTAAGTAACTAAACCTGATAGTCAATATCCATCTTTCCCATCTTCGGTTGCATTCTCTCACGCTGCTTCTGTTTAAGCTTCCTACTATCCTCCTTTTCAATGTACGCCTGCCAAACAAATACAAGAGAAAGATTCAATGTGCCTGTGaagttacaaaaaaatatcatataaatatgaacacaTCACCACTACTTTCTCCAATCATAATCAGGTTAAGCATGAAAATATGATTTATCAGATGAAGTACACTACTATCCATctcttttttcttaaaaaaaatcttgGAGCGGAATAGTAAATGACACATTGAACAGAAGTGAAAGCTTGGTGCAGTATTAAGATTAAAGAAAGTGAACTCGTTTCGTTCACTTTCTATAATCAATGTCATAGTAGTCAGAAAGAATGCAATATCATCTTATCCATAG is drawn from Erigeron canadensis isolate Cc75 chromosome 9, C_canadensis_v1, whole genome shotgun sequence and contains these coding sequences:
- the LOC122581196 gene encoding splicing factor 3B subunit 2, producing MTAEVVPHSSNPNTTTTTDMSNQPSSKKSRETERRRRRRKQKKNKPTADSSVNGDDNNNNNAKENNDPHYNQVMEQVEIEYVPEKAEFDGFFDDEFKKVFEKFTFKETAAAEENDKNEEIAVNAASNKKASSDSDEEEQDVQQKDKNGVSNKKKKLQRRMKIADLKQISTRPDVVEVWDATSADPKLLVFLKSYRNTVPVPRHWCQKRKFLQGKRGIEKQPFQLPDFIAATGIEKIRQAYIEKEDSRKLKQKQRERMQPKMGKMDIDYQVLHDAFFKFQTKPKLTSHGDLYHEGKEFEVKLREMKPGTLSHDLKEALGMPEGAPPPWLINMQRYGPPPSYPHLKIPGLNAPIPPGASFGYHPGGWGKPPVDEYGRPVYGDVFGQQEELPNYEEEPVDKSKHWGDLEEEEEEEEEEEEPEEQYEEEDLEDGIQSVDSLSSTPTGVETPDVIELRKQQRKEPEKPLYQVLEEKEEKIAPGTLLGTSHTYVIGGPPQDKPSGKKVEIIKSKPDGVNVSLLPEELDQDQLANVLHFKYDEAREAGKSQNQREDFSDMVAENEKKRKRKMHEKDSKSKKKDFKF